A single Lactuca sativa cultivar Salinas chromosome 8, Lsat_Salinas_v11, whole genome shotgun sequence DNA region contains:
- the LOC111892431 gene encoding uncharacterized protein LOC111892431, which produces MNETPKKSPFKDLKSVFGKKSRKKVGESSTSSKDKSKVEGFDQISNPQEFKYESELEFALERSERGDEPESEVANIADMSTGAYKKRIRDDALHIADYFNIPNVPRETMLLRMLPVTFKEAARDWLKALPPGAITSWAQMHEQFLEQFCPPSKISKLKKAIADFEKNLGESLYEAWERYKELLRNCPQSDLNIQQEVSIFYDGVNVMTRQLLYSQGILTKKNMGEVKELIEEFSKHSREYHYPRNEGAKGIRGGKSEDMVVVLAMFDIMDRRMTKVDQSIHAIRVGCERCNDPHLTKECNLDKQGNKRLKFTGRGFYQKEQPPAEKKVDLENVLARFMEVSGKRNDETDAVIREHYNIMKEQQALLRNHQASIHNIEVQLGQLTTLVQDKLSPKIPEKKPHSQVMMIETEEEAISEFLEALEVEPQPSKAKPKKSKVEEIFFAETPNS; this is translated from the exons ATGAACGAAACACCAAAGAAGTCACCTTTCAAGGATCTCAAATCAGTCTTTGGAAAGAAGTCAAGAAAGAAAGTGGGAGAGTCAAGTACATCATCAAAGGACAAAAGCAAGGTAGAAGGCTTTGATCAAATATCTAACCCACAAGAATTCAAGTACGAATCCGAGCTTGAATTTGCATTAGAAAGAAGTGAACGCGGAGACGAGCCAGAAAGCGAAGTGGCAAATATTGCGGATATGTCCACGGGAGCATACAAGAAGCGGATAAGAGACGAT gcgttacacattGCGGACTATTTCAATATCCCAAATGTTCCAAGAGAGACTATGTTGTTAAGGATGCTTCCCGTTACTTTTAAAGAAGCTGCAAGAGATTGGTTGAAAGCACTTCCACCCGGTGCGATTACTTCTTGGGCACAGATGCATGAGCAATTCTTGGAACAATTCTGCCCACCATCAAAAATatctaaactcaagaaggcaatagccgaCTTTGAGAAAAATTTGGGTGAATCACTTTATGAGGCATGGGAGCGTTATAAGGAGTTGCTAAGGAATTGTCCTCAAAGTGACCTCAACATACAACAAGAAGTATCTATCTTTTATGACGGGGTGAATGTCATGACAAGGCAACTCCTTTATTCTCAAGGGATACTTACTAAGAAAAATATGGGTGAAGTAAAGGAGTTGATTGAAGAGTTCTCAAAGCATTCTCGTGAGTACCACTATCCAAGAAATGAAGGAGCAAAAGGAATTAGGGGAGGCAAATCTGAAGACATGGTTGTTGTACTAGCTATGTTTGACATCATGGATAGAAGAATGACCAAGGTGGACCAGTCAATTCATGCTATTAGAGTTGGATGTGAAAGATGCAATGATCCACACTTGACAAAAGAATGCAACTTAGATAAACAAGGAAATAAAAGGCTCAAATTT acaggtcgaggcttcTACCAAAAGGAACAACCACCAGCCGAAAAGAAAGTTGATTTAGAAAATGTGTTAGCTCGTTTTATGGAGGTTTCTGGAAAAAGGAATGATGAAACGGATGCAGTGATAAGGGAACATTATAATAtcatgaaggaacaacaagcttTGCTAAGAAATCACCAAGCATCGATCCATAACATTGAAGTCCAACTAGGTCAACTAACTACTCTCGTACAAGATAAGTTATCTCCAAAAATCCCCGAGAAAAAACCTCATTCGCAAGTCATGATGATTGAAACTGAAGAAGAGGCTATTTCTGAGTTCCTAGAAGCACTAGAAGTAGAGCCACAACCGTCCAAAGCAAAGCCAAAAAAGTCAAAAGTCGAAGAAATTTTTTTTGCTGAAACACCAAACTCATGA